A genomic window from Lycium barbarum isolate Lr01 chromosome 4, ASM1917538v2, whole genome shotgun sequence includes:
- the LOC132637060 gene encoding F-box protein At2g26160-like, translating to MANWEELPYDIIVLIAKRFKLLKDFIPFCSVCTSWRTAATKEIFEVRPPQVPLLMLADKDEDYREFYFVFEDKVSRMFLPEVRKAECFSTKGWLCTVAYTINGEMNLLHPFSRTQIPLPPEKNLWALQDYGPVEARGIYHCMDKAVLSASPSVTSNYVLLVSYYADVNNLAFWRLGDLNWNHIDRNWGAFSDINYYDGQFYGVSYNGKVWVFDIAGPTDPQPIVEPRLLVHLEDDMFKHPGTKFYLVEVSGALLLVARFSHGDWSDTFKFKVVELDLIKGDIKEIKTLGDLAIFVGSNAAISVDASKFARVKPNHIYFTDDWYVAFNDLEGGGGRDMGACNLEDGKIQSFYPELSLSPICPRVTPLFFPIKS from the coding sequence ATGGCGAACTGGGAAGAATTGCCCTACGACATCATTGTTTTGATTGCAAAGCGTTTTAAACTGCTGAAAGATTTCATTCCTTTTTGTTCTGTTTGTACTTCTTGGCGAACTGCTGCTACAAAGGAAATCTTTGAAGTGCGTCCGCCCCAAGTTCCGTTGCTAATGCTAGCCGATAAAGATGAAGATTATCGAGAATTTTACTTTGTTTTCGAAGATAAAGTTTCACGCATGTTTCTCCCGGAAGTTAGAAAGGCAGAGTGTTTTTCAACAAAGGGATGGCTCTGCACCGTCGCGTATACTATTAACGGAGAGATGAACTTGTTGCATCCTTTCTCCCGTACCCAAATTCCACTTCCTCCAGAAAAAAACTTATGGGCTTTACAGGATTACGGACCAGTTGAAGCGAGAGGGATCTATCACTGCATGGACAAAGCTGTCTTATCTGCCAGTCCTTCTGTTACATCAAATTATGTGTTGTTGGTCTCCTATTATGCCGATGTGAATAATTTAGCTTTTTGGCGACTTGGAGACCTCAACTGGAATCATATTGATAGAAATTGGGGTGCGTTCAGTGATATCAACTATTATGATGGCCAATTTTATGGGGTCAGTTATAATGGCAAAGTTTGGGTTTTTGACATTGCAGGGCCTACTGATCCTCAACCAATTGTAGAGCCACGTTTGCTTGTTCATCTAGAAGATGATATGTTTAAACATCCCGGAACTAAGTTCTACCTAGTCGAGGTATCCGGTGCATTATTACTTGTTGCCCGATTTTCCCATGGAGATTGGAGCGATACTTTTAAATTTAAAGTGGTGGAACTCGATTTAATCAAAGGCGACATCAAGGAGATCAAAACTTTGGGAGATTTGGCTATTTTCGTGGGAAGTAATGCAGCAATCTCCGTTGACGCCTCCAAGTTTGCAAGAGTCAAGCCTAATCACATATATTTTACTGATGATTGGTATGTGGCATTTAACGACTTGGAAGGTGGTGGTGGAAGAGATATGGGGGCTTGTAATCTTGAAGATGGAAAAATTCAATCTTTTTATCCTGAATTGTCATTAAGCCCTATTTGTCCTCGGGTTACACCGTTATTTTTTCCAATAAAAAGTTGA
- the LOC132637061 gene encoding uncharacterized protein LOC132637061, whose amino-acid sequence MAINNRICCIKIPLPSQKAMLDFHDLGYVERPHGGKRWSCIHNAVLSANPSLTSDYALMVQYYGKCSWPNITQPIVKTRLLAVMDEDKFNLPDVQYYLVELSGGLLLVTLYMEDDIRRSFKFKVVELDVIKGELKDEIKTLGDSSIFLGRNVASCIDSSKFTGIKPDYIYFTDHWLDEYDRDLEGGAGRDMGAYNLEDGTIESFYPGMSVSFICPPTWVVPSLIM is encoded by the exons ATGGCG ATTAACAACAGAATCTGTTGCATCAAAATACCGCTACCCTCCCAAAAAGCCATGTTGGATTTTCATGACCTCGGTTATGTTGAAAGACCACATGGTGGAAAACGTTGGAGCTGCATACACAATGCTGTCTTATCTGCCAATCCTTCTCTTACATCAGATTATGCACTGATGGTTCAGTATTATGGAAAATGTTCTT GGCCTAACATTACCCAACCAATTGTAAAGACACGCTTGCTTGCTGTGATGGACGAAGATAAGTTTAATTTGCCCGATGTTCAGTATTACCTAGTTGAGTTATCTGGTGGACTATTACTTGTTACCCTATATATGGAGGATGATATTCGTAGGAGTTTTAAATTTAAAGTCGTTGAATTAGATGTAATCAAGGGTGAATTGAAGGACGAGATTAAAACCTTGGGAGATTCATCAATATTTTTGGGTCGCAATGTAGCAAGTTGCATCGATTCTTCTAAATTTACAGGAATCAAGCCAGATTACATATATTTTACTGATCATTGGTTAGATGAATATGATAGAGATTTGGAAGGAGGGGCGGGAAGAGATATGGGTGCTTATAATTTGGAAGATGGAACAATTGAATCTTTTTATCCTGGAATGTCAGTAAGTTTTATTTGCCCACCAACTTGGGTTGTACCATCGCTAATAATGTGA